In Deinococcus sedimenti, a single genomic region encodes these proteins:
- a CDS encoding WGR domain-containing protein produces the protein MSVTYLEYSDPNGAEHKFYEVTVDGADLTVRYGRIGTDGQTQRKTLPSPEKAQAEADKKLREKRRKGYEDAVQGVRQKREVVRRTFTETRTTTRRGAPLLWKFDTNSTAFGIFADDQQIWVGNEAGQVHALSPDGEVHRSFTLPDGVKCLVRDDRWTFAGCDDGNVYDLSGKLPFVAYEVEGSAALLWLDIHAGTLAASDASGNVFAFDAESDQQWANVSTGGSMGWMVRVDDRGVYYGHSAGVGMYDRTSGLPLWQAKTRGGVLFGWQDGDDLYAGTTQNLIQRFTKAGEHVQDYACDAAVLSCATSPGGEYVFAGDSGSAVYCFTRTGERLWKLGSGVGGALSMQYAAGRLYLVTTRGTLAALDASAEAIQAAQRGEAPAPRDVKLAAAAHSSAPLADLAVTADTGGGVRLVCERDGTRLRVRPTDPRFHAWNVQFPRNLRVDGATYLVDDLLDAGGFYRVVGDIRRVG, from the coding sequence TCTGTAACATATCTGGAATATTCAGATCCGAACGGAGCCGAGCACAAGTTCTACGAGGTGACCGTGGACGGCGCCGACCTGACGGTCCGGTACGGCCGCATCGGCACCGACGGCCAGACCCAGCGCAAGACCCTCCCCAGCCCCGAGAAGGCCCAGGCGGAGGCGGACAAGAAACTCAGGGAGAAGCGCCGCAAGGGCTACGAGGACGCCGTGCAGGGCGTCCGGCAGAAACGCGAGGTCGTGCGCCGCACCTTCACCGAGACCCGCACCACCACCCGCCGGGGCGCGCCGCTGCTGTGGAAGTTCGACACGAACTCCACCGCGTTCGGCATCTTCGCGGACGACCAGCAGATCTGGGTGGGCAACGAGGCCGGGCAGGTCCACGCCCTGAGCCCCGACGGCGAGGTGCACCGCTCCTTCACCCTCCCCGACGGCGTGAAATGCCTCGTGCGCGACGACCGCTGGACCTTCGCAGGCTGCGACGACGGGAACGTGTACGACCTGAGCGGCAAGCTGCCCTTCGTGGCGTACGAGGTCGAGGGCAGCGCCGCGCTGCTGTGGCTGGACATTCACGCCGGCACCCTGGCTGCCAGCGACGCCAGCGGCAACGTGTTCGCCTTCGACGCCGAGAGCGACCAGCAGTGGGCGAACGTCAGCACCGGCGGCAGCATGGGCTGGATGGTCCGCGTGGACGACCGCGGCGTGTACTACGGCCACTCGGCGGGCGTGGGCATGTACGACCGCACCAGCGGCCTCCCGCTGTGGCAGGCGAAGACACGGGGCGGCGTGCTGTTCGGCTGGCAGGACGGCGACGACCTGTACGCGGGCACCACCCAGAACCTCATCCAGCGCTTCACGAAGGCAGGCGAGCACGTGCAGGACTACGCCTGCGACGCCGCCGTGCTGTCCTGCGCCACCAGTCCCGGCGGGGAGTACGTGTTCGCCGGGGACAGCGGCAGCGCCGTGTACTGCTTCACGCGTACCGGCGAACGCCTCTGGAAGCTGGGCAGCGGCGTGGGCGGGGCGCTCAGCATGCAGTACGCCGCCGGGCGCCTGTACCTCGTGACCACACGCGGCACCCTGGCCGCCCTGGACGCCAGCGCGGAGGCCATCCAGGCCGCGCAGCGCGGCGAGGCGCCCGCCCCGAGGGACGTGAAACTCGCCGCTGCCGCGCACTCCAGCGCACCGCTGGCCGATCTGGCCGTCACCGCCGACACGGGCGGCGGCGTACGCCTCGTGTGCGAACGGGACGGCACGCGCCTGCGCGTCCGGCCCACCGACCCGCGTTTCCACGCGTGGAACGTGCAGTTCCCCCGCAACCTCCGCGTGGACGGCGCCACGTACCTCGTGGACGACCTGCTGGACGCCGGAGGCTTCTACCGCGTGGTGGGTGACATCCGCCGCGTCGGCTGA
- a CDS encoding acylphosphatase, translating to MRLTALITGTVQGVGYRRYVQRHARDLGLAGYAENLSDGRVEIVAEGHQDDLARLLHWLRRGPPHARIHDVQTQQSEATGLNDFHLY from the coding sequence ATGCGCCTGACTGCCCTCATCACCGGGACCGTGCAGGGCGTCGGCTACCGACGCTACGTGCAGCGGCACGCCCGCGACCTCGGCCTCGCCGGGTACGCCGAGAACCTCAGCGACGGCCGAGTCGAGATCGTCGCCGAGGGCCACCAGGACGACCTGGCCCGCCTCCTGCACTGGCTGCGGCGCGGCCCGCCCCACGCCCGCATTCACGACGTTCAGACGCAGCAGAGCGAGGCGACCGGCCTGAACGACTTCCACCTGTACTGA